Proteins found in one Petrotoga miotherma DSM 10691 genomic segment:
- a CDS encoding glucosyl-3-phosphoglycerate synthase, translated as MKDNILKRSFHHSKFENIKELVKIKEKQDVKISLAFPSLNEEKTIGKEIIIMKTELMEKYPLLDEIAVIDSGSEDETVSIAKEYGAKVFYSSDILPEYGFYKGKGENLWKSLYALNGDIIVWVDSDIENIHPKFVYGLVGALLNYPEIGYVKAFYDRPIVGKSAMQPTGGGRVTELVARPLFSLFYPELSTIIQPLSGEYAGRREILEKLPFFVGYGVEIAHLIDISEKFGTEIIAQVDLELRIHDNQPLHSLSKMAFELTKVVLKRLEKYGKLDLNTELNDKHLMIQKKENEKILVPTEILSVERPPIITIPEYKEKFSKGEKV; from the coding sequence ATGAAGGACAATATTTTAAAACGTTCTTTTCACCATTCAAAGTTTGAAAACATTAAAGAGCTTGTTAAAATAAAAGAAAAACAAGATGTAAAAATATCCCTTGCCTTTCCTTCTTTAAACGAAGAAAAAACAATTGGTAAAGAGATAATCATTATGAAAACAGAACTTATGGAAAAATATCCATTATTGGATGAAATTGCTGTAATTGACTCTGGCTCAGAGGATGAAACAGTTTCTATAGCAAAAGAGTACGGTGCAAAAGTTTTTTACTCCAGTGATATTTTACCCGAATACGGTTTTTACAAAGGAAAAGGAGAAAATCTATGGAAAAGTTTATACGCACTTAATGGTGATATAATCGTATGGGTGGATTCAGATATAGAGAACATACATCCAAAATTCGTATACGGTTTAGTTGGTGCTTTGTTGAATTATCCAGAAATAGGCTACGTCAAAGCCTTTTATGATAGACCCATTGTGGGAAAATCAGCAATGCAACCAACGGGTGGAGGAAGGGTTACCGAATTGGTTGCAAGGCCTTTATTTTCTTTGTTTTACCCGGAGTTGTCAACGATAATTCAACCGTTAAGTGGTGAATATGCAGGAAGAAGGGAAATTTTAGAAAAACTACCGTTTTTTGTGGGTTACGGCGTGGAAATTGCTCATCTCATTGACATATCTGAAAAATTTGGCACCGAGATAATAGCTCAAGTGGACCTTGAACTTCGAATACACGACAACCAACCTTTACACTCACTGAGTAAAATGGCTTTTGAACTCACAAAGGTAGTATTAAAAAGATTGGAAAAATATGGAAAATTAGATTTAAACACCGAATTGAACGATAAACACCTAATGATTCAAAAAAAAGAAAATGAGAAGATATTAGTTCCAACGGAGATACTAAGTGTTGAAAGACCTCCTATCATCACCATCCCAGAGTATAAAGAAAAGTTTTCAAAAGGGGAGAAAGTATGA
- a CDS encoding sulfotransferase, producing the protein MKFIPIYKHSVFIVSTGRTGTKFIGKVLPSMIDDCYSTHEPAGVFVTDRNKWKKDIKKYGFLRMTVGQLTPKYSMYKLSSDRRAGRVNDDKALRYIEQMRKSVLKDVIPELYVESNNHLHGIVDLLEKVFPNSKVVFVIRDPRTWIRSVMSTKASLLYSKIDFPFLNMSMKATDFKDDPYAQKWKNMSKFEKLCWYYNKLNSFILEKMSSKANFKVFRYEDLLINQDREKYFKEFLDFITNFEDGFSKNYEFKPQLLNRKINSSSKNYVIPHWKEWKNKEAVIVEKHCGQLMKKFNYGQESEWREKVEKGYRFEIA; encoded by the coding sequence GTGAAGTTTATTCCAATTTACAAACATTCAGTTTTCATTGTCTCCACAGGTAGGACCGGCACTAAGTTCATAGGTAAAGTTCTTCCTTCTATGATCGATGATTGTTATTCTACTCATGAGCCCGCTGGAGTTTTTGTGACAGATAGGAACAAATGGAAGAAAGATATTAAAAAATATGGATTTTTAAGAATGACAGTAGGTCAATTAACTCCAAAATATTCTATGTATAAACTTAGTAGCGACAGACGTGCAGGAAGGGTTAACGATGATAAGGCATTAAGGTATATAGAACAAATGCGAAAGTCAGTACTTAAAGATGTTATCCCTGAGCTTTATGTTGAATCGAATAACCATCTGCATGGGATTGTAGACTTACTTGAGAAAGTATTTCCAAACAGCAAGGTTGTATTTGTTATTAGAGATCCCCGAACTTGGATCAGATCTGTAATGAGTACGAAGGCATCCCTGCTGTATAGTAAAATAGATTTTCCTTTTTTAAATATGAGCATGAAGGCAACTGATTTCAAAGATGATCCTTACGCACAAAAATGGAAAAATATGTCGAAATTTGAGAAACTCTGCTGGTATTATAACAAACTTAATTCTTTTATTCTCGAAAAAATGAGCAGCAAAGCAAATTTTAAAGTTTTTAGATATGAAGATCTCTTGATAAATCAGGATAGAGAAAAGTATTTCAAAGAGTTTTTGGATTTTATTACCAATTTTGAAGACGGTTTTTCAAAGAATTATGAGTTCAAACCACAACTATTGAATAGAAAAATTAACTCCAGTTCTAAAAACTACGTTATCCCTCATTGGAAAGAGTGGAAAAATAAGGAAGCAGTTATTGTGGAAAAACATTGTGGACAATTGATGAAAAAGTTTAATTATGGTCAAGAATCAGAATGGCGCGAAAAAGTGGAAAAAGGATATAGGTTTGAAATTGCATGA
- a CDS encoding ABC transporter ATP-binding protein, giving the protein MGNVLKVDSLTKRFGDFLVIDGWSLDLQEGEKIVLLGPSGCGKTTFFRIVSGLERQSEGTVETFVDKIGYVFQEPRLLPWRTVYDNLKIVLDDEKKIKQIIGMIGLEGFENLLPSKLSGGMKQRVNIARSLLVEPQILLMDEPFTSLDLNIKLSIIKDIEKMWKKNYFSILMVTHDIKEALMLGNKVVILSQRPARILNVFNINLSKDEKNIYDKRFLELESQITKFVMSQSEEVLV; this is encoded by the coding sequence ATGGGAAATGTACTAAAAGTTGATAGTTTAACCAAAAGGTTTGGAGATTTTCTGGTTATAGATGGCTGGAGTCTTGATTTGCAAGAAGGAGAAAAAATCGTTTTGTTGGGGCCGTCTGGTTGTGGAAAAACCACTTTTTTTAGGATCGTTTCAGGATTAGAAAGGCAAAGTGAAGGGACAGTTGAGACCTTTGTTGATAAGATCGGTTACGTTTTCCAAGAACCTCGATTATTACCTTGGAGAACGGTTTACGACAACCTAAAAATAGTTTTAGACGATGAAAAGAAAATTAAACAAATTATCGGTATGATAGGTTTAGAAGGTTTTGAAAATCTTTTACCCTCTAAATTAAGTGGAGGTATGAAACAAAGGGTAAATATTGCCAGATCTTTATTAGTTGAACCACAGATTTTGCTTATGGATGAACCTTTCACATCTTTGGATCTAAATATTAAACTATCAATAATAAAAGATATAGAAAAGATGTGGAAGAAAAATTATTTTTCAATATTAATGGTCACCCATGACATAAAAGAGGCATTGATGCTGGGAAATAAAGTAGTTATTTTGTCGCAAAGACCTGCTAGAATATTAAATGTTTTTAATATAAATCTTTCGAAAGATGAGAAAAATATTTATGATAAAAGATTTTTAGAGTTAGAAAGCCAGATTACAAAGTTTGTAATGAGCCAATCTGAAGAGGTATTGGTTTAA
- a CDS encoding DUF3783 domain-containing protein — MYEDIKNIPTIIINGMSKEQILRIMKTVKNMENLPENIIFASITPTSSQWTVEELIKELKQEDIEMKKVTENLKKGVYDNYKKDSK, encoded by the coding sequence ATGTATGAAGATATTAAAAACATTCCCACAATTATAATTAACGGTATGTCCAAAGAACAAATACTCAGAATAATGAAAACGGTAAAAAATATGGAAAACTTACCTGAAAATATAATTTTTGCTTCCATTACTCCAACAAGTTCTCAATGGACAGTTGAAGAACTAATCAAAGAGCTAAAACAGGAAGACATAGAAATGAAAAAAGTAACAGAAAATCTCAAAAAAGGGGTATACGACAATTACAAAAAAGACAGCAAGTGA
- a CDS encoding DUF554 domain-containing protein translates to MFNIAVIVNTLAVLIGGTLGTFIGNKLPDNLRLILFQSVGLTTFLIGIGMGLDASNLIVVLVSLALGGVIGELLRIENGLGKLANIVERSQGETPFVRGFITATVLFVIGPMTIIGCLNAGLSGDNSVIFLKSVLDGISSMVLASVYGVGVTFSAVSVFLIQGSIVSLAGMLSFLSNPYYLNDFTAVGGAMIIAIGIRLLEIKDIKVGNFLPSLIIVVLINYILTFFGRF, encoded by the coding sequence GTGTTTAACATCGCTGTCATTGTAAACACTTTAGCCGTTTTAATTGGGGGTACATTGGGAACATTTATTGGGAATAAATTGCCAGATAATTTGAGACTTATTTTATTTCAAAGTGTTGGTCTGACTACTTTTTTGATCGGAATAGGGATGGGGTTAGATGCAAGCAATTTGATCGTGGTTTTGGTATCTTTGGCACTGGGAGGAGTAATTGGAGAGTTATTGAGAATTGAAAACGGTCTAGGAAAATTGGCAAACATCGTTGAAAGATCACAGGGAGAAACACCTTTTGTAAGGGGATTTATTACCGCCACCGTTCTTTTTGTTATAGGCCCTATGACGATAATTGGATGTCTAAATGCCGGTCTTTCAGGAGATAACTCTGTTATTTTCTTAAAATCTGTTCTGGATGGAATTTCTTCTATGGTCTTAGCCTCGGTTTATGGCGTGGGGGTTACATTCTCTGCTGTGAGTGTATTTTTGATTCAAGGTTCGATAGTTAGTTTGGCTGGAATGCTTTCTTTCCTTTCAAATCCTTATTATTTGAATGATTTTACAGCCGTGGGTGGGGCAATGATAATTGCCATTGGAATAAGACTTTTGGAGATAAAAGATATAAAAGTAGGAAATTTCCTTCCTTCTTTGATAATTGTCGTTTTGATAAATTATATTCTTACCTTTTTTGGCAGGTTTTGA
- a CDS encoding alpha-amylase, with translation MNKRKVFTGILIFLLTFVLFACSGVFFKLPFDQEIPSTQNETILQAFYWEMATGDYLVDHPEEEDLWVLLEERASDLSEKGFTAVWLPPANKGMHGEDDVGYGTYDLWDLGEFYQKGTTRTKYGTKEELEDAISSLHSNNIKVYYDAVLNHRMGADGTEEVKLSDSSPEKPGGTIQAWTVFNFPGRNGKYSDFTWNWQSFDGVDWDEKTGTSGKYLFEGKNSDKTFAEDYLMGADVDYENVAVKEDVINWGKWIVNDINFDGFRLDAVKHVDYRFVNEWINDVQDSSTKDLFYVGEAWIENTNELARFLDTLGNESLKVFDFPLRTFFEDMIDGADLRNLKFVGLVNKEGYEDRAVTFVENHDTNRDEDNKPGIYRRKYQAYAYILTREYGIPVVFWKDYYIYGMKEGIDKLLEVRKDYAYGRGYEVDNNDEDVYGYVREGLPEVEKDGLVLLISDGETNEVRTKRINSRQPNTTFYDYTGHIQGTVTTDENGYGDFKVIMSEDEGWSVWVPL, from the coding sequence TTGAATAAAAGAAAAGTTTTTACCGGCATATTAATTTTTCTACTGACCTTTGTACTTTTTGCATGCAGTGGTGTTTTTTTTAAACTTCCCTTTGATCAAGAGATTCCATCAACTCAAAATGAAACGATTCTTCAAGCCTTTTACTGGGAGATGGCAACAGGTGATTACTTAGTTGATCATCCCGAAGAAGAAGATTTATGGGTACTATTGGAGGAGAGAGCTTCTGATCTATCAGAAAAAGGTTTTACAGCGGTTTGGTTACCCCCTGCAAACAAAGGTATGCATGGAGAAGATGATGTAGGGTATGGAACATACGACCTGTGGGATTTGGGGGAATTTTATCAAAAGGGCACGACACGCACAAAGTATGGAACAAAGGAAGAGTTAGAAGATGCGATATCATCACTTCATTCGAACAACATAAAGGTTTATTACGATGCAGTGTTGAATCATAGAATGGGTGCCGATGGGACCGAAGAGGTTAAGTTGAGTGACAGTAGCCCTGAGAAACCAGGCGGAACTATACAAGCATGGACTGTTTTTAACTTCCCAGGTAGAAACGGTAAATACAGTGATTTTACGTGGAATTGGCAATCTTTTGATGGAGTTGATTGGGACGAAAAAACAGGGACAAGTGGCAAATATTTGTTTGAAGGCAAAAATTCGGATAAGACGTTTGCTGAAGACTACTTAATGGGAGCAGACGTTGATTATGAAAATGTTGCTGTGAAAGAGGATGTTATCAACTGGGGGAAGTGGATTGTAAACGATATAAACTTTGATGGATTTCGCTTAGATGCCGTAAAACATGTTGATTATAGGTTTGTAAATGAATGGATAAACGATGTACAAGACAGTTCAACAAAAGATCTGTTTTATGTCGGAGAAGCATGGATAGAAAATACAAATGAATTAGCTAGGTTTCTTGACACTTTAGGTAATGAGAGTTTGAAAGTATTCGACTTTCCTTTGAGAACCTTTTTCGAAGATATGATCGATGGTGCAGATTTAAGAAATCTAAAATTTGTCGGATTGGTGAACAAAGAGGGCTATGAGGACAGGGCTGTTACTTTCGTTGAGAATCACGATACTAATAGGGACGAGGACAATAAGCCTGGAATTTACAGAAGAAAATATCAAGCTTACGCCTATATTTTAACCAGAGAGTACGGAATACCGGTTGTTTTTTGGAAAGATTACTACATATATGGAATGAAAGAAGGAATAGACAAACTATTAGAAGTTAGAAAGGATTACGCATATGGGCGAGGGTATGAAGTTGATAACAACGATGAAGATGTTTACGGTTATGTAAGAGAAGGACTACCAGAGGTGGAAAAAGACGGGCTTGTTTTATTGATTTCAGATGGAGAAACAAATGAAGTGAGAACCAAACGTATTAATTCACGCCAGCCTAACACAACATTCTACGATTATACAGGTCATATACAAGGTACAGTAACAACTGATGAAAATGGATACGGGGATTTCAAAGTTATAATGAGTGAAGATGAAGGTTGGTCAGTATGGGTACCTCTTTGA
- a CDS encoding ABC transporter permease, which produces MKTIFGIVLIVLLWYFLSFVIGSSFVLPFPHEVLGNLINQLSTPRFYVALWNTIWKTLIVLFLSSFIGIILGFLMGMSDTIYEIFRPMLMMIQAIPVVSWLAFVVFLWGVGWRGPILISTMAILPNTVFTTASGIKNIDRKLLEMVRLYKVSRSKIFRHVYLASIIPFVIAAIEVSIGNVWKVVLVTEFLVGGNGLGVELAWARQYVDVPRIYAITIIAVVLGIVTERVFKIISRRMLEKWEMY; this is translated from the coding sequence ATGAAAACTATTTTTGGAATTGTGTTGATCGTTTTACTTTGGTACTTTCTTTCTTTTGTCATAGGTTCATCTTTTGTGTTACCTTTTCCTCATGAAGTTTTAGGCAATTTAATAAATCAGCTAAGTACACCGAGGTTTTATGTGGCATTATGGAACACGATATGGAAAACTTTGATTGTTTTGTTTCTTTCCTCTTTTATCGGAATAATTTTGGGGTTTTTAATGGGAATGAGCGATACGATATATGAAATTTTTAGGCCTATGCTGATGATGATACAAGCCATACCGGTGGTTTCTTGGCTTGCTTTTGTTGTATTTCTATGGGGGGTTGGATGGCGTGGTCCTATTTTAATAAGCACTATGGCCATTTTACCTAATACGGTTTTTACAACCGCTTCTGGGATTAAGAACATCGATAGAAAATTACTTGAGATGGTACGGTTGTACAAAGTATCAAGGTCTAAAATATTTAGGCATGTATACTTAGCTTCGATCATTCCGTTTGTAATTGCAGCAATAGAAGTTTCGATAGGGAATGTATGGAAAGTTGTGTTAGTTACAGAGTTTCTAGTTGGTGGAAATGGTTTGGGGGTAGAACTTGCTTGGGCGAGACAGTATGTCGATGTTCCTAGGATCTATGCAATTACTATCATAGCTGTTGTATTAGGTATAGTTACAGAGCGTGTATTTAAAATTATTTCAAGAAGGATGTTAGAAAAATGGGAAATGTACTAA
- a CDS encoding ABC transporter substrate-binding protein — protein sequence MKKITLLIVSFFFTLLVFSITVTNPLGPTVVPVTGLMEDTIEEEVEINVSLWKDANEAVALLVSNQADFAVLPITVGANLYAQGLEIILLGVHEWKAFYLVGSSNVDFEDVKSLKGCEIYSPHGRGQTVDVLMRYLLVRNGLVPDKDVKFSYLPPQEIVSLFKAGKVEYAALPEPFATLAITGTEGEIILDFQNEWNKISGSKYGLPIAGLFVKKEILEKEPDIVSKVENAFSESVEWANINLDQSLKITNEYLTIPVPILKEAMNRLVFEYIPIVECKEEVDNFLNTMHELYPEGLPALPTEGFYYR from the coding sequence ATGAAAAAAATAACTTTGTTAATCGTCTCTTTTTTCTTTACACTCTTGGTCTTTTCTATTACAGTCACTAATCCTTTAGGTCCAACCGTCGTTCCGGTAACAGGGTTGATGGAAGATACGATAGAAGAAGAGGTAGAAATAAATGTAAGTCTTTGGAAGGATGCTAATGAAGCGGTAGCGTTGTTGGTATCCAATCAAGCAGATTTTGCCGTGCTTCCTATAACCGTAGGTGCAAATTTATACGCTCAAGGTTTAGAAATAATATTGTTAGGCGTTCACGAGTGGAAAGCATTTTATTTGGTAGGAAGTAGCAATGTTGATTTTGAAGATGTAAAAAGTTTAAAAGGTTGTGAAATCTATTCTCCTCATGGTCGAGGTCAAACTGTAGACGTTTTGATGAGGTATCTTTTGGTGAGAAATGGTTTGGTTCCTGATAAAGATGTAAAATTCAGCTACCTTCCTCCCCAGGAGATAGTTTCTCTGTTCAAAGCAGGTAAGGTAGAATATGCTGCTTTACCAGAACCATTTGCTACATTAGCTATAACAGGGACAGAAGGAGAAATAATTTTAGACTTTCAAAATGAATGGAATAAAATCTCAGGTTCAAAGTATGGTCTTCCTATAGCAGGACTTTTTGTTAAAAAGGAGATTTTAGAAAAAGAACCTGATATCGTTTCAAAAGTTGAGAATGCGTTTTCTGAAAGTGTTGAGTGGGCTAATATAAATTTAGATCAATCATTAAAAATAACCAACGAATACTTAACTATCCCCGTTCCAATACTTAAAGAAGCTATGAATAGATTAGTTTTTGAATACATTCCTATTGTGGAATGTAAAGAAGAAGTAGATAACTTTTTAAATACGATGCATGAACTTTATCCGGAAGGGTTGCCTGCTTTACCGACAGAAGGATTTTATTATCGATGA
- a CDS encoding transposase gives YQSLISVNGIGPVISSGIISEIGTIASFQSHDKLAKFAGLTWRKRQSGNYSSDETEMTKTGNPYLRYYLIEAASSVKNHIPEFKEYYRKKYYEVTTHQHKRALALTARKLVRMIFALLSKNRIYSNY, from the coding sequence ATATCAATCACTCATCTCTGTCAACGGTATCGGTCCTGTTATCTCCTCTGGTATCATCAGTGAGATAGGTACGATAGCTTCCTTTCAATCTCATGATAAGTTGGCTAAGTTTGCAGGACTGACTTGGAGAAAACGTCAATCAGGGAATTATTCCTCTGATGAGACAGAAATGACTAAAACAGGTAATCCGTATCTTCGATACTACCTTATCGAAGCTGCTAGCTCCGTTAAAAATCATATCCCTGAGTTCAAAGAGTATTATCGGAAAAAATACTACGAGGTTACCACTCATCAACACAAAAGAGCCCTCGCGCTCACGGCTCGTAAGTTGGTTCGCATGATTTTTGCATTGCTGAGCAAAAATCGAATCTATTCAAATTACTAA
- a CDS encoding reverse transcriptase-like protein yields MAYVDGSYDVETKIYGSGIVFLDGEEKHLFFSGNNPEYSSSRNVAGEISASICAMEYAKEKGYEKIIINHDYIGLEKWCTGEWKTNKKITIAYKNCYDYFSKFLTIQFNWVRGHSGDHYNTLADQLAKKALESKNFRDLITKYFYIN; encoded by the coding sequence ATCGCCTATGTCGATGGAAGTTATGACGTAGAAACCAAAATATACGGTAGCGGCATAGTATTTCTAGATGGTGAAGAAAAACATCTCTTCTTTTCTGGTAATAACCCAGAATACTCCTCTAGCAGAAATGTTGCCGGAGAAATAAGTGCATCCATCTGCGCAATGGAATACGCCAAAGAAAAAGGTTACGAAAAGATAATAATAAATCATGATTACATTGGATTAGAGAAATGGTGTACCGGAGAATGGAAAACGAATAAAAAAATAACCATAGCTTATAAAAATTGCTATGATTATTTTAGTAAATTTTTAACAATACAATTCAATTGGGTAAGGGGGCACTCAGGAGATCATTACAATACATTGGCAGATCAATTGGCTAAAAAAGCATTAGAAAGCAAAAATTTCCGTGATTTAATAACGAAATATTTTTATATAAATTGA